A single genomic interval of Sinorhizobium garamanticum harbors:
- a CDS encoding abortive infection family protein — MGYISEKYEAYLATAAELLTAEGMIEAADALRKSTPKVEETGYDNWNGGTTIWTIYLRMEPATYAGLGANREALEEQISNRLKLILEQYTDDWFGIKIVPEVKPRPEWRQTEGDISRVTRQNVFDGLRIDNVVWSGRLEEVEFLERLYDLKSLPSYDSRFRDAAGDIWQHRVNNPQDWSDDWIYGDARFNLLQGPSDLFLRFLCEIVHPVVRPDRNEALKLVQQFNDQLRLEGWHLVEEERIAGRPRFVGQRIRNSDGRSVSRARTVADALDAGWMQKEIARLENAVDRDPALAIGTAKELVESCCKSILSKRSVSISRNDDLPKLTKALAKELKLVPEGISDEAKGANTIRLILQNLSAMTQHLAELRGLYGSGHGRDGKHRGLEPRHARLAVGAAVAFIDFVTETYHQRYASNHDEN; from the coding sequence GTGGGCTACATATCCGAAAAATACGAAGCATATCTGGCCACGGCAGCCGAACTTCTTACCGCAGAGGGGATGATTGAGGCCGCCGACGCATTGCGGAAATCCACGCCAAAGGTCGAAGAAACCGGATATGATAATTGGAATGGCGGAACAACAATCTGGACCATCTACTTGCGGATGGAACCAGCAACTTATGCTGGGCTCGGCGCCAATCGTGAGGCGTTGGAAGAGCAGATTAGCAATCGGCTCAAGTTAATACTGGAACAGTACACGGACGACTGGTTCGGTATAAAGATTGTCCCCGAGGTTAAGCCACGCCCCGAATGGAGACAGACTGAAGGCGATATATCCCGCGTTACGCGCCAGAATGTCTTTGACGGATTGAGGATTGATAATGTCGTTTGGAGCGGCAGACTTGAGGAAGTCGAATTCCTGGAGCGGCTGTACGATCTGAAGTCCCTACCTTCCTATGACAGCCGTTTCCGCGACGCAGCCGGAGACATCTGGCAGCACCGGGTAAACAATCCGCAGGATTGGAGCGATGACTGGATATACGGCGACGCGCGCTTCAATCTGTTGCAGGGTCCCTCGGATTTGTTCCTTCGTTTTCTATGCGAAATAGTTCATCCCGTAGTTCGTCCTGACCGAAACGAAGCGCTGAAATTGGTGCAGCAATTCAACGACCAACTGCGGCTGGAAGGCTGGCACCTTGTCGAGGAAGAGAGAATTGCCGGTCGGCCACGGTTTGTCGGTCAGCGCATCCGCAATTCCGACGGCCGCTCAGTATCACGCGCCAGGACGGTGGCTGATGCACTTGATGCTGGGTGGATGCAGAAGGAAATTGCAAGACTCGAGAACGCAGTCGACCGCGATCCAGCATTGGCAATTGGAACTGCAAAGGAGCTTGTGGAGAGTTGCTGTAAGAGCATCCTATCCAAGCGGAGCGTCAGTATCTCTCGTAATGACGATCTGCCGAAACTGACGAAGGCTCTGGCGAAGGAATTGAAACTTGTGCCCGAGGGCATCTCTGACGAAGCGAAAGGAGCCAACACAATACGGCTCATTCTGCAGAATCTCTCAGCGATGACTCAACACTTGGCCGAACTGCGCGGACTATATGGATCCGGGCACGGCCGAGACGGCAAACATCGCGGATTGGAACCTCGACATGCACGCCTGGCTGTAGGCGCCGCAGTTGCGTTCATTGATTTCGTCACCGAGACCTATCATCAGCGATACGCTTCCAATCATGATGAGAACTAA
- a CDS encoding DUF1236 domain-containing protein, producing MKKLVFIAAAAALLGGPAIAQNNNDGNRGTAAGIAGGAATGAIIGGPVGAGVGAVVGGALGGALAPPPPRVVTTVQQMPAPPSVVVRKRIVVGQPLPETVVLTPVPQAPEYSVAVVNDQRVIVEPRSRRVVQIVR from the coding sequence ATGAAAAAACTTGTTTTCATCGCTGCGGCAGCCGCCCTCCTTGGCGGCCCCGCGATCGCTCAGAATAACAACGACGGCAACCGCGGCACTGCCGCAGGTATCGCCGGCGGTGCCGCGACAGGCGCCATTATCGGCGGTCCGGTCGGTGCTGGCGTTGGCGCAGTTGTCGGAGGCGCACTTGGCGGCGCACTGGCACCGCCGCCTCCGAGGGTGGTTACCACAGTCCAACAGATGCCCGCACCGCCGTCGGTCGTCGTCCGGAAACGGATCGTCGTTGGCCAGCCTCTTCCAGAGACGGTCGTGCTGACTCCGGTTCCGCAGGCTCCGGAATACTCGGTGGCCGTCGTCAACGACCAGCGGGTGATCGTCGAACCGAGGTCTCGCAGGGTGGTCCAGATCGTCCGCTGA
- a CDS encoding DUF899 domain-containing protein — protein sequence MTTPAENARKDGQPAMHTPPVVSPEEWEAARQKLLVKEKAQTRARDALAAERRRMPWMAVTKDYVFEGPEGKVSLADLFDGRHQLIVYRAFYEPGVFGWPDHACRGCSMVADQVAHLAHLNARDTTLVFVSRAPQADIARLKERMGWDMPWFTITDSFDANFGVDEWHGTNVFYRDGDRIFRTYFVNNRGDEQMGGTWNYLDITPLGRQEVWEDSPEGYPQTPTYKWWNWHDSYVEDAAPDKKWVEVSDAGEAAMRKQDTDKR from the coding sequence ATGACTACGCCAGCCGAGAATGCACGCAAGGACGGACAACCTGCCATGCACACCCCGCCGGTCGTATCGCCGGAGGAATGGGAGGCGGCCCGCCAGAAGCTACTTGTCAAGGAAAAGGCCCAGACCCGGGCGCGCGATGCGCTCGCCGCCGAGCGCCGGCGAATGCCATGGATGGCCGTGACGAAGGACTACGTTTTCGAAGGGCCCGAGGGCAAGGTCAGCCTCGCCGACCTCTTCGACGGCCGGCACCAGCTGATTGTCTACCGCGCCTTTTACGAGCCGGGCGTGTTCGGCTGGCCGGACCATGCCTGCCGGGGCTGCTCCATGGTGGCCGACCAGGTGGCCCATCTCGCCCACCTCAATGCCCGCGACACGACACTGGTCTTCGTCTCGCGCGCACCCCAGGCGGACATCGCCCGGCTGAAGGAGCGTATGGGCTGGGACATGCCGTGGTTCACCATCACCGACAGCTTCGACGCCAACTTCGGCGTGGACGAGTGGCACGGCACCAACGTGTTCTATCGCGACGGCGACCGCATTTTCCGCACCTACTTCGTCAACAACCGCGGCGACGAGCAGATGGGGGGCACCTGGAACTATCTCGACATCACGCCGCTCGGCCGGCAGGAGGTCTGGGAGGACTCGCCCGAGGGCTATCCCCAGACCCCGACCTACAAGTGGTGGAACTGGCACGACAGCTACGTCGAGGACGCCGCGCCCGACAAGAAATGGGTCGAGGTGTCGGACGCCGGCGAGGCGGCGATGCGCAAGCAGGACACGGACAAGCGATGA
- a CDS encoding DUF2268 domain-containing putative Zn-dependent protease (predicted Zn-dependent protease with a strongly conserved HExxH motif) — MDEWRIHWLEAEGDLKRWRDPIVAGVDEARGAVSRLLPPPALDILVQRQPGKVIPEIGMVGFAYRSSLFSLTIDPDNPNLTRCLDDGTLVRQVVHEAHHCLRMAGPGYGRSLGEALVSEGLAGQFVRELFGNPPEPWECAVDDEALRSNLPVESLLSSADYDHASWFFGTGGTRPRWLGYTLGYKLVGHWLTKVSPITPATWIDVPASIVLAAGLKEI; from the coding sequence ATGGACGAGTGGAGAATTCACTGGCTCGAGGCGGAAGGCGATCTGAAGCGCTGGCGGGACCCGATCGTCGCCGGAGTTGACGAGGCACGCGGGGCAGTATCGCGCCTGCTCCCTCCGCCCGCCCTCGACATTCTCGTGCAGCGGCAACCCGGGAAGGTTATCCCGGAAATCGGCATGGTTGGCTTCGCCTACCGAAGCTCCCTGTTCTCGCTGACCATCGACCCCGACAATCCCAACCTTACACGCTGTCTCGACGACGGTACTCTCGTCCGCCAGGTCGTCCACGAAGCGCATCACTGCCTCCGGATGGCGGGTCCCGGCTACGGACGCAGCCTCGGAGAAGCTCTGGTCAGCGAAGGGCTGGCAGGGCAGTTCGTGCGGGAGCTGTTCGGCAACCCGCCGGAGCCTTGGGAATGCGCGGTCGATGATGAAGCACTGCGCAGCAATCTTCCCGTCGAGTCGTTGCTATCCTCCGCCGATTACGATCACGCGTCCTGGTTCTTCGGAACGGGCGGGACGCGGCCGCGATGGCTCGGTTACACCCTTGGCTACAAGCTCGTCGGCCACTGGTTAACCAAGGTTTCCCCGATCACTCCGGCCACATGGATCGATGTTCCGGCGAGTATCGTTCTTGCCGCGGGGCTCAAGGAAATTTAG
- a CDS encoding HIT family protein: MTPQRPSQCLFCEMAQGRIRPSTIFESDRLLAFLDIYPIRRGHVQIIPRDHFTHFDDLPGDLAGEITTLGQKIARAQKRIYRVERVAFLFTGGDIPHVHAHVVPMVEKTDITSRRYIKEETLTFAATPRATMDELNVVANELTSALDTA; the protein is encoded by the coding sequence ATGACTCCACAGCGCCCTTCTCAGTGTCTTTTTTGCGAGATGGCTCAGGGTCGGATTAGACCAAGCACCATTTTTGAAAGCGATCGACTGCTGGCCTTCCTCGATATCTATCCAATTCGTCGCGGCCACGTTCAAATTATTCCTCGCGACCATTTCACCCATTTCGATGATTTGCCAGGTGATCTCGCGGGCGAGATCACCACCTTGGGGCAGAAGATTGCCCGCGCTCAGAAGCGGATCTACAGAGTAGAGCGTGTCGCGTTCCTCTTTACAGGAGGCGACATTCCACACGTGCATGCTCACGTGGTTCCTATGGTGGAAAAGACCGACATAACATCGCGGCGCTACATCAAAGAAGAAACACTTACGTTTGCAGCGACGCCTCGAGCTACTATGGACGAACTCAACGTTGTGGCCAATGAGCTAACCAGCGCGCTTGACACCGCATAG
- a CDS encoding HIT family protein — MEIPDQFLICETNFWFVNHRMDSALPGYLMIASKLPVHDLSDLPHGALTEFGPLLAEAQKALRTALKPVRVYIGRYGHSPGYPIHFHLVPVYDWVEGLFWRDDRYRVLEHFVEARDEPDTDGAELTLFIWREFCERPNPPPIEGLSVPETIALLRDRMSKEVGR; from the coding sequence TTGGAGATTCCCGACCAGTTCCTGATTTGCGAGACCAATTTTTGGTTCGTAAACCACCGAATGGACTCTGCGCTGCCAGGGTATCTGATGATTGCTTCCAAGCTGCCGGTCCATGACCTTTCGGACCTCCCACACGGTGCGCTGACGGAATTCGGGCCGCTGCTCGCAGAAGCGCAGAAGGCTTTGCGAACGGCCCTGAAGCCCGTTCGGGTCTATATCGGCCGCTACGGTCACTCTCCGGGCTATCCGATCCATTTTCATTTGGTCCCGGTCTATGACTGGGTTGAAGGGCTATTTTGGCGCGACGATCGATACAGAGTCCTCGAACACTTTGTTGAAGCGCGGGACGAGCCGGACACGGACGGCGCAGAACTCACGCTGTTCATTTGGAGGGAATTTTGTGAGCGGCCGAACCCTCCACCTATCGAAGGTCTTTCCGTCCCGGAGACGATTGCGCTGCTCCGGGATAGGATGAGCAAGGAGGTTGGTAGGTGA
- a CDS encoding methyltransferase, which translates to MTSASQQIMRLGFGFAVSQALRVIVELGVPDLLAAGERSVDELAAATQSEADALYRVMRLLAPEGVFREVVPRHFELTELGAVLRSDQPGPRDFVRMINSEAYLAFEQLLYSVRTGKPAFDKVFGSPRFDWLSQHPEQAALFQRAMVAMSQGSNEAVAEAYDFGPFTRVVDVGGGHGQLLSAILARNPHLSGVLFDLPSGLAAAQQGAGGSLPRTEFVAGDFFESVPSADVYVLKKVVHDWDDERAAVILQKCRKAMQPNGKVLVAETLVPPGDEPNLIKGIDVVMLAITGGLERTEAQYASLFDAAGLQLERVIETKGPISILEASPA; encoded by the coding sequence ATGACCAGCGCGTCACAACAGATCATGAGGCTAGGATTCGGGTTCGCCGTGTCACAGGCACTGCGCGTCATTGTCGAGCTCGGCGTCCCCGATCTCCTGGCCGCCGGCGAGCGGTCGGTGGATGAGTTAGCAGCCGCCACTCAGTCCGAGGCTGATGCGCTTTATCGTGTCATGCGACTTCTCGCGCCCGAAGGGGTCTTTAGGGAAGTGGTACCGCGTCATTTCGAGCTGACAGAGCTTGGCGCCGTGCTGCGCTCCGATCAGCCGGGTCCCCGTGATTTCGTTCGTATGATCAACAGCGAGGCCTATCTCGCCTTCGAGCAACTGCTGTATTCCGTTCGCACAGGAAAGCCAGCCTTCGACAAGGTGTTCGGAAGCCCAAGGTTTGACTGGCTGTCGCAACACCCGGAGCAGGCTGCGTTGTTTCAGCGTGCCATGGTCGCCATGAGCCAAGGCAGCAACGAGGCCGTTGCCGAAGCTTATGACTTTGGGCCGTTCACGCGGGTCGTCGACGTTGGCGGCGGACATGGTCAGCTTCTATCGGCGATCCTGGCGCGCAACCCGCATCTGAGCGGCGTGCTTTTCGACCTGCCTTCGGGCCTCGCCGCAGCCCAGCAGGGTGCCGGCGGCAGCCTGCCGCGCACGGAATTTGTCGCGGGTGACTTCTTTGAGAGCGTCCCCAGTGCTGATGTCTACGTCCTCAAGAAGGTCGTTCACGATTGGGACGATGAGCGTGCCGCGGTGATCCTGCAAAAATGTCGCAAGGCTATGCAACCGAACGGCAAGGTACTTGTGGCCGAGACGCTCGTGCCGCCGGGTGACGAACCGAACCTGATTAAAGGAATCGACGTGGTCATGCTCGCCATCACTGGCGGCCTGGAGAGGACCGAAGCGCAGTATGCAAGCCTTTTCGACGCCGCGGGGCTACAGCTTGAACGCGTGATTGAGACCAAGGGACCCATTTCCATCCTTGAGGCATCTCCAGCCTAA
- a CDS encoding ArsR/SmtB family transcription factor, whose amino-acid sequence MVQYVSPPLDLSFAALSDATRRGIIDQLGRGDASITSLADKFQMTLTGMKKHVQVLERAGLVVTQKVGRVRTCKLGKRGLRAEAEWIEAHRKLFEARFEALDEIISEMKQEGSDESAS is encoded by the coding sequence ATGGTTCAGTATGTAAGTCCTCCCCTCGATCTCTCGTTCGCGGCGCTGTCCGATGCGACCCGCCGCGGGATCATCGATCAGCTTGGGCGAGGGGACGCGTCGATCACCAGTCTCGCGGATAAGTTCCAGATGACGCTGACCGGCATGAAGAAGCACGTCCAGGTTCTCGAGCGGGCGGGGCTCGTCGTCACGCAGAAGGTCGGACGGGTGAGAACCTGCAAGCTTGGGAAACGCGGCCTCAGGGCGGAGGCCGAGTGGATTGAGGCGCATCGCAAGCTCTTCGAGGCCCGCTTCGAAGCATTGGACGAAATCATCAGCGAAATGAAACAGGAGGGAAGCGATGAATCAGCAAGTTGA
- a CDS encoding SRPBCC family protein, translated as MNQQVDSAGGAQNRTSVERKGDRELVITRTFNAPPSTVYRAWSQPELFQRWWVPKSASGVSLVSCDMDVRTGGKYRLEFGAGGSDTMAFYGKYLEVVPNERIVWTNDEGEEGAVTTVTFEEQGGKTLLNFHEVYPSKEALEEAIQGGAAALPEQLEQLDELLSSIGE; from the coding sequence ATGAATCAGCAAGTTGACAGTGCAGGTGGTGCGCAGAACCGCACGTCAGTCGAGCGCAAAGGGGATCGCGAACTCGTCATAACGCGGACATTCAATGCGCCGCCGAGCACGGTTTACAGGGCGTGGAGCCAGCCCGAGCTGTTCCAGCGCTGGTGGGTGCCAAAATCGGCATCCGGCGTTTCGCTCGTATCGTGCGATATGGACGTCCGTACCGGCGGCAAATATCGGCTGGAATTCGGCGCCGGCGGTTCGGACACCATGGCCTTCTACGGCAAGTATCTCGAGGTGGTGCCGAACGAGCGCATCGTCTGGACCAACGACGAGGGCGAAGAGGGCGCGGTCACGACCGTGACCTTCGAGGAGCAGGGCGGGAAGACGCTGCTGAACTTCCACGAAGTCTATCCGTCCAAGGAGGCGCTTGAGGAAGCAATACAGGGCGGGGCGGCCGCATTGCCGGAGCAGTTGGAGCAGCTCGACGAATTGCTTTCCAGCATAGGCGAGTAG
- a CDS encoding nucleoside kinase yields MGIKNYLIEGGSGTGKTSVATELQRRGYHVIHGDRVLAYVGDPETGQALAGPPKGADRIAWGYAHWIWPVDKVRTIAADTTHPATFFCGGSRNSQKFLHLFDKVFVLDIDVETLNRRLDGRPNEPGFEPAERALVLHYHRTREYLPAGINIDTASTVPSIVDDILAQLP; encoded by the coding sequence ATGGGCATCAAGAACTATCTGATCGAAGGCGGTTCCGGCACTGGAAAGACGTCTGTCGCTACAGAACTGCAGCGGCGGGGCTACCATGTCATCCATGGTGATCGGGTCTTAGCTTATGTCGGTGACCCCGAGACAGGCCAGGCACTCGCAGGACCACCCAAAGGCGCAGACCGCATCGCTTGGGGATACGCGCACTGGATCTGGCCCGTTGACAAGGTCCGGACCATTGCTGCCGACACCACCCACCCTGCCACATTCTTCTGTGGCGGCTCGCGCAATTCCCAAAAATTTCTGCACCTATTCGACAAGGTATTCGTGCTCGACATCGACGTTGAGACGTTGAACCGAAGATTAGATGGACGGCCGAATGAGCCTGGCTTCGAACCGGCCGAGCGGGCACTGGTACTCCACTACCATCGTACTCGGGAATATCTTCCCGCTGGCATCAATATCGACACGGCCAGTACCGTCCCGAGTATCGTCGACGATATCCTCGCTCAACTCCCCTGA
- a CDS encoding SH3 domain-containing protein — MKRTLLKIAATGMLLLAPAIAQAAEGFATANVNLRAGPSTAYPAVTVIPAGESIEIYGCLADVPWCDVEFYGDRGWVHGRYIQALYQQRRVYVGPRYYRPLGIPVVVFSFGNYWDRHYRDYDFYRDRDRWRRGPDFYRGPDRRAEPYRPPSRRPEFEPRPVPPPEFDRRLERRPDFRRTPERRRDFDDRPDRLPDFDRAPSRRPNVDRQPDFDRDLRGGGDRNRRSFERGGDDDDRVIRRGGGDRNRRSFERGGDDGDRVIRRGDDNRNRRGGDNDRRRPQRPVCQPGEPGCPD, encoded by the coding sequence GTGAAACGCACCCTCTTGAAAATTGCCGCGACCGGTATGCTCTTGCTTGCTCCGGCGATCGCTCAGGCGGCAGAAGGCTTCGCGACGGCGAACGTCAATTTGCGCGCCGGCCCAAGCACAGCATATCCGGCGGTCACCGTTATTCCGGCCGGCGAATCCATCGAAATCTACGGCTGTCTTGCCGATGTGCCATGGTGCGACGTGGAGTTCTACGGCGACCGTGGCTGGGTGCACGGCCGATATATCCAGGCACTTTATCAACAGCGCCGCGTTTATGTCGGCCCTCGATATTATCGCCCGCTCGGTATTCCCGTCGTTGTCTTCAGCTTCGGCAACTATTGGGATCGTCACTATCGCGACTATGACTTTTATCGCGATCGCGATCGCTGGCGCCGCGGACCGGACTTCTATCGCGGCCCGGACCGCCGTGCGGAACCTTACCGGCCGCCCAGCCGCAGACCTGAGTTCGAGCCGAGGCCAGTTCCGCCCCCGGAATTCGACCGGAGACTGGAGCGGAGACCCGATTTTAGGCGTACCCCTGAAAGACGCCGGGACTTTGACGATCGTCCGGATCGCCTTCCGGATTTCGATCGCGCCCCCAGCCGCAGGCCTAATGTCGACAGGCAGCCGGACTTTGACCGTGATCTGCGCGGCGGCGGCGATCGCAACCGCCGGAGCTTCGAACGTGGGGGCGATGACGACGATCGGGTCATCCGCCGCGGCGGCGGCGATCGCAACCGCCGGAGCTTCGAACGCGGGGGCGATGACGGCGATCGGGTCATCCGCCGCGGTGACGACAATCGTAACCGCCGCGGTGGTGACAATGACCGCCGCAGGCCGCAGCGACCTGTCTGCCAACCCGGCGAACCGGGATGCCCGGACTAG
- a CDS encoding DUF899 family protein: protein MGVNFPNESPEYRRARERLLQREVALRREMEAVAAEIRALPPGGVVPEDYEFDHIGADGVPAKIRLSELFRPGTDTLILYHYMFPRHRSDDRRGPSNGPMADLPLEDGPCPSCTALLDNWEGAVPHVEGLGANIAAVAKAPIEQVAAFAAHRGWRNLKLLSAANNSFKRDYHGEDEDGQQVPILTVFHKGSDGVVRLSWASELLFSPAEPGQDPRHVGTVEPMWTLLDLTPGGRPNAYEQIERQYY from the coding sequence ATGGGCGTGAACTTCCCAAATGAAAGTCCGGAATATCGCCGCGCTCGCGAAAGGCTGCTGCAGCGTGAGGTGGCCCTCCGGCGTGAGATGGAGGCAGTGGCCGCGGAGATCCGTGCGCTCCCGCCGGGTGGGGTCGTTCCCGAGGATTACGAGTTCGACCACATCGGCGCCGACGGCGTTCCTGCCAAGATACGTTTGTCGGAGCTGTTCCGGCCCGGTACGGATACCCTGATCCTCTACCACTATATGTTCCCGCGGCATCGCAGCGACGACCGGCGCGGTCCGAGCAATGGCCCGATGGCAGATCTTCCCCTTGAAGACGGACCGTGCCCGTCGTGCACTGCATTGCTCGACAATTGGGAAGGGGCGGTCCCGCACGTCGAGGGACTCGGAGCCAATATCGCGGCCGTGGCGAAAGCGCCGATCGAACAAGTTGCGGCCTTCGCCGCGCATCGTGGTTGGCGCAATTTGAAACTGCTTTCAGCCGCCAACAACAGCTTCAAACGCGATTACCATGGCGAGGACGAGGATGGACAGCAGGTGCCGATCCTGACGGTGTTCCACAAAGGCTCGGACGGGGTGGTGAGGCTGAGCTGGGCCTCCGAGTTGTTGTTCTCACCGGCGGAGCCGGGACAGGATCCGCGCCATGTCGGCACGGTCGAGCCGATGTGGACGCTCCTGGACCTCACTCCCGGTGGGCGGCCGAACGCGTACGAGCAAATTGAGCGGCAGTACTATTGA
- a CDS encoding EthD family reductase, whose protein sequence is MAKLLVLYRMPKDTAAFDRYYRSTHIPLAQKLPGLRKYEISNGAVSSPAGAADLHLVATLHFDSIADIQSAFSSPEGQATAGDLANFADGGVDLYFFETEEV, encoded by the coding sequence ATGGCCAAGCTTCTCGTCCTTTACAGAATGCCCAAGGACACCGCGGCTTTCGACCGATACTACCGCTCCACCCACATTCCCTTGGCCCAGAAGCTGCCTGGTCTCAGAAAGTACGAAATCAGCAATGGCGCGGTCTCGAGCCCCGCCGGCGCGGCCGATCTCCACCTTGTGGCGACACTTCATTTCGATTCGATAGCCGACATCCAGAGCGCGTTCTCATCACCGGAGGGTCAGGCCACGGCCGGAGATTTGGCGAATTTCGCAGACGGCGGCGTCGATCTTTATTTCTTTGAGACCGAAGAGGTTTGA
- a CDS encoding 4a-hydroxytetrahydrobiopterin dehydratase has protein sequence MTENIAKKSCTPCRGGIPPLTREEAAGYLSQTPGWDLLDDGHLIRRKFQFDDFKQALAFVDEVGRLAEDEGHHPDVCFGWGHAEVSLWTHKIKGLHENDFIMAAKINQLPGAS, from the coding sequence ATGACCGAGAATATCGCTAAGAAGTCCTGCACGCCCTGCCGCGGCGGCATACCGCCGCTGACCAGGGAAGAGGCGGCCGGATATCTTTCGCAGACGCCAGGCTGGGACCTCCTGGACGACGGGCATCTGATCCGCCGGAAGTTCCAGTTCGACGATTTCAAACAGGCGCTGGCCTTCGTCGACGAGGTCGGCCGGCTGGCGGAGGACGAAGGGCATCACCCCGACGTCTGCTTCGGCTGGGGCCATGCGGAGGTCTCGCTGTGGACCCACAAGATCAAGGGCCTGCACGAGAATGATTTCATCATGGCGGCCAAGATCAACCAGTTGCCGGGGGCATCGTGA
- a CDS encoding SAM hydrolase/SAM-dependent halogenase family protein encodes MIVLFTDFGLSGPYTGQMKAVLHREAPGIPVIDLFADAPATNPAASAYLLAAYAVWFPADTVFLCVVDPGVGGTRPAVVVQADRRWYVGPGNGLFELVQRRAGKTRSWEIDWRPEQLSASFHGRDLFAPVAAMLARSEPPPGQPRDDSGRRPDWPDDLAEIVYLDHYGNAMTGLRAAMLPADAKLVAAGRVLERTRTFSDRLPGSAFWYENSNGLAEIAVNQGRADRELGLAVGSPVEITS; translated from the coding sequence ATGATCGTGCTGTTTACGGATTTCGGCCTCAGCGGGCCCTATACGGGGCAGATGAAGGCCGTGCTGCACCGGGAGGCGCCAGGCATTCCCGTCATCGACCTCTTCGCCGATGCACCGGCCACCAACCCGGCAGCATCGGCCTATCTGCTGGCGGCCTATGCCGTGTGGTTTCCGGCCGACACGGTCTTTCTCTGCGTCGTCGATCCCGGCGTGGGCGGCACGCGGCCGGCCGTGGTCGTGCAGGCCGATCGGCGGTGGTATGTCGGCCCCGGCAACGGCCTGTTTGAACTGGTCCAGCGGCGCGCCGGAAAGACGCGGTCGTGGGAGATCGACTGGAGGCCCGAACAGCTGTCGGCCAGCTTCCACGGACGCGACCTGTTTGCGCCGGTGGCGGCGATGCTGGCGCGCAGCGAGCCGCCGCCCGGCCAGCCGCGCGACGATTCCGGCCGGCGGCCCGACTGGCCGGACGACCTGGCCGAGATCGTCTATCTTGATCATTACGGCAATGCCATGACCGGGCTCAGGGCGGCCATGCTGCCGGCCGATGCGAAACTTGTGGCAGCCGGCCGAGTGCTGGAACGAACCAGAACGTTCAGCGACCGGTTGCCGGGCAGCGCGTTCTGGTACGAGAATTCGAACGGGCTCGCCGAGATCGCGGTCAACCAGGGGCGCGCGGACCGGGAGCTTGGCCTCGCAGTGGGCAGCCCCGTCGAGATCACCTCTTGA